One Cuculus canorus isolate bCucCan1 chromosome 1, bCucCan1.pri, whole genome shotgun sequence DNA segment encodes these proteins:
- the HAL gene encoding histidine ammonia-lyase, translating into MPRYTVHVRGEWLAVPCLTGTNTVRWLGKEAVRRYMKNKPDNGGFASVEEVKFYIRRCKGLGLLDLDDTVEDALEDNEFVEVVIEGDIMSPDFIPSQPEGVHLYSKYREPDQYISLDGNSLTTEDLVNLGKGLYKIKLTPEAEAKVKQSREVIERIVKEQTVVYGITTGFGKFARTVIPNSKLRELQVNLVRSHSAGVGKPLSPERSRMLLALRINVLAKGYSGISLETLQQVIEAFNASCLPYIPEKGTVGASGDLAPLSHLALGLIGEGKMWSPKSGWADAKYVLEAHGLRPITLRPKEGLALINGTQMITSLGCEAVERASAIARQADIIAALTLEVLKGTTRAFDTDIHAVRPHRGQVEVAFRFRSLLDSDHHPSEIAESHRFCDRVQDAYTMRCCPQVHGVVNDTIAFVKDIMMTEINSATDNPMVFAERTETISGGNFHGEYPAKALDYLAIGVHELAAISERRIERLCNPSLSELPAFLVTEGGLNSGFMIAHCTAAALVSENKALCHPSSVDSLSTSAATEDHVSMGGWAARKALRVIEHVEQVLAIELLAACQGIEFLRPLRTTTPLEKVYDLVRSVVRPWMKDRFMAPDIEAAHRLLVEQKVWEVAKPYIEKYRREHIPESRPISPTAFSLGLLEVNTGVGHDHRHQDEL; encoded by the exons ATGCCGAGGTACACGGTGCATGTCCGAGGAGAATGGCTGGCAGTGCCGTGCCTTACTGGCACAAACACAGTAAGGTGGCTGGGAAAGGAAGCCGTGAGACGGtacatgaaaaacaaacctgaCAATGGGGGATTTGCCTCGGTGGAAGAAGTAAAATTTTACATTCGAAGATGCAAGGGACTTGGCTTGCTGGATCTTGATGACACGGTGGAGGATGCTCTAGAAGACAACGAGTTTGTTGAAGTTG TTATTGAAGGAGATATAATGTCCCCAGATTTCATACCATCTCAGCCTGAAGGAGTTCATTT ATACAGCAAATACCGAGAACCAGATCAG TATATTTCTTTAGATGGCAACAGCTTAACAACGGAGGACTTGGTCAATTTAGGAAAGGGTCTCTACAAGATAAAG CTCACACCTGAAGCTGAAGCTAAAGTCAAACAATCACGAGAAGTGATTGAAAGGATTGTGAAGGAACAGacag TTGTTTATGGAATCACCACCGGGTTTGGGAAGTTTGCCAGGACTGTCATCCCAAACAGTAAGCTGAG GGAGCTTCAAGTGAACTTGGTTCGTTCCCATTCTGCAG GTGTGGGGAAACCTTTGAGCCCAGAGAGATCTCGCATGCTGTTGGCGCTGAGAATCAATGTCTTAGCAAAAGGATACAGTGGAATATCCCTAGAAACGCTCCAGCAAGTTATCGAAGCATTTAATG caTCCTGCCTTCCTTATATCCCAGAGAAAGGGACTGTTGGAGCCAGTGGAGACTTGGCCCCGCTCTCTCATCTTGCTCTGGGATtaattggagagggaaagatgtGGTCCCCAAAGAGTGGCTGGGCTGATGCTAAATAT GTCCTGGAAGCCCATGGTCTGAGACCAATTACCCTGAGACCAAAAGAG GGTCTGGCTCTCATCAATGGGACACAAATGATCACCTCGCTGGGATGTGAAGCAGTTGAAAGAGCCAGTGCTATAGCTAGACAAGCTGACATAATTGCTGCCCTGACACTTGAAGTCTTGAAGGGTACAACAAGGGCCTTTGACACTG ATATCCATGCAGTGCGCCCACATCGAGGGCAGGTTGAAGTGGCATTTCGGTTCAGGTCCCTTCTAGATTCTGACCATCACCCATCAGAAATAGCAG AGAGCCATAGATTCTGTGACCGAGTTCAGGATGCATACACAATGCGCTGCTGCCCTCAG GTCCACGGAGTTGTAAATGATACAATTGCTTTCGTGAAGGACATCATGATGACTGAAATCAATAGTGCCACAGACAACCCT ATGGTGTTTGCTGAAAGAACAGAGACTATTTCTGGAGGAAATTTTCACGGTGAATATCCTGCAAAG GCTCTGGACTATTTGGCAATTGGTGTGCATGAACTTGCTGCAATTAGTGAAAGACGAATTGAAAGGCTCTGCAACCCCTCACTCAGTGAATTGCCTGCATTTTTAGTCACTGAAGGAGGTCTGAACTCTGGCTTCATGATTGCacactgcacagcagctgccctgg tttctgagAACAAAGCCTTGTGCCACCCCTCTTCTGTGGATTCTCTCTCAACGAGTGCTGCTACAGAGGATCACGTGTCCATGGGAGGATGGGCTGCAAGAAAAGCTTTGAGAGTTATTGAACATGTGGAACAAg TTCTGGCTATTGAGCTGCTTGCAGCCTGCCAAGGCATTGAATTCCTACGCCCTCTGAGAACGACAACCCCATTGGAGAAGGTCTACGACCTTGTGCGCAGTGTTGTGAG GCCTTGGATGAAGGATCGCTTCATGGCCCCAGACATTGAAGCAGCTCACAGACTGCTTGTGGAGCAGAAG GTGTGGGAAGTGGCTAAACCTTACATTGAAAAGTACAGGAGGGAACACATCCCTGAATCAAGACCCATTTCACCAACAGCTTTCTCCCTTGGATTGCTGGAAGTGAATACGGGTGTTGGTCATGACCACAGGCATCAGGATGAACTTTAA
- the AMDHD1 gene encoding probable imidazolonepropionase isoform X1, translated as MAGRQLLLLENAEQLVLVCGRGERFLRREGAGSPAELRGASLVVGLDGCIKAVGQADVIRSQFSGATFESVIDCSGKCVLPGLVDAHTHPVWAGDRVHEFAMKLAGASYMEIHQAGGGIHFTVEHTRKATEEELFNTFKHRLERMRRAGSTLVECKSGYGLNLETELKMLKVIERAKQSMDIGISSTYCGAHSVPKGKTATEATDDIINNHLPKLKELKLSGEIHVNNIDVFCEKGVFDLESTRRILQAGKDIGLQINFHGDELHPMKSAELGAALGARAISHLEEVSDEGISAMARAECAAVLLPTTAYMLRLKQPPARKMLEEGVIVALGSDFNPNAYCFSMPMVMHLACVNLKMSMNEALAAATINAAYALGKSDTHGSIETGKQGDFIIINAPRWEHLIYQFGGHEALIDYVIVKGKVVYQNERCGTMSSY; from the exons ATGGCGGGgcggcagctgctgctgctggagaacgCGGAGCAGCTGGTGCTGGTCTGCGGCCGCGGGGAGCGGTTCCTGCGGCGGGAGGGCGCGGGCAGCCCGGCCGAGCTGCGGGGCGCCAGCCTGGTGGTGGGGCT AGATGGATGTATCAAAGCTGTGGGCCAGGCAGATGTTATTCGCAGTCAGTTTTCAGGAGCTACGTTTGAAAGTGTAATTGACTGCTCTGGGAAGTGTGTGTTACCAG gcCTGGTAGATGCACATACACACCCAGTGTGGGCTGGTGATAGAGTTCATGAGTTTGCAATGAAG ctggCAGGTGCATCCTATATGGAGATCCaccaggctggaggaggaatACATTTTACTGTGGAACACACTCGAAAGGCCACAGAAGAAGAGCTGTTCAATACTTTCAAACACCGACTTGAACGCATGCGCAGAGCAGGATCTACATTGGTTGAGTGCAAGAGTGGATATGGCTTAAACTTAGAAACAGAGCTTAAAATGCTGAAGGTGATCGAACGTGCTAAGCAATCCATGGATATTGGCATTTCTTCAACATACTGTGGAGCTCATTCTGTGCCGAA agGGAAAACTGCTACAGAAGCCACAGATGACATTATCAATAACCATCTCCCTAAACTGAAAGAACTCAAACTAAGTGGTGAAATACATGTTAACAATATAGATGTGTTCTGTGAGAAGGGAGTTTTTGATCTGGAGTCTACTAGGAGAATTCTTCAAGCTGGAAAAGATATAGGGTTACAGATTAACTTCCATGGTGATGAACTCCATCCAATGAAATCTGCTGAG CTTGGAGCTGCACTAGGAGCCCGAGCCATCAGCCACCTGGAAGAAGTTAGTGATGAAGGTATCTCAGCAATGGCAAGAGCTGAGTGTGCTGCTGTCCTTTTACCGACAACTGCCTACATGCTAAG ACTGAAGCAACCTCCAGCTAGAAAAATGTTAGAAGAAGGAGTTATAGTTGCTCTTGGCAGTGACTTTAATCCTAATGCATACTGTTTTTCAATG CCTATGGTGATGCATCTGGCCTGTGTAAACTTGAAGATGTCAATGAATGAAGCACTAGCAGCTGCCACCATTAATGCAGCTTATGCTCTGGGAAAATCAGACACACATGGCTCCATAGAGACTGGCAAGCAGGGGGATTTCATTATCATAAATGCACCAAG GTGGGAGCACTTGATTTACCAGTTTGGGGGACATGAAGCATTGATCGACTACGTTATAGTTAAAGGAAAAGTCGTCTATCAAAATGAGAGGTGTGGGACAATGAGCAGTTACTGA
- the SNRPF gene encoding small nuclear ribonucleoprotein F has translation MSLPLNPKPFLNGLTGKPVMVKLKWGMEYKGYLVSVDGYMNMQLANTEEYIDGALSGHLGEVLIRCNNVLYIRGVEEEEEDGEMRE, from the exons aTG AGCCTGCCCCTCAACCCCAAGCCGTTCCTGAACGGGCTGACGGGGAAACCGGTGATGGTGAAGCTGAAGTGGGGGATGGAGTATAAGGGCTACCTCGTCTCCGTTGACGGCTACATGAACATGCAG CTTGCGAACACAGAGGAGTACATAGACGGTGCATTGTCTGGACACCTGGGTGAAGTTTTGATAAG gTGCAATAACGTTTTGTACATCAGAGgtgtggaagaagaggaagaagatggtgAAATGAGAGAATAG
- the AMDHD1 gene encoding probable imidazolonepropionase isoform X2, giving the protein MLKSQRCCVSPRELLSCRDGCIKAVGQADVIRSQFSGATFESVIDCSGKCVLPGLVDAHTHPVWAGDRVHEFAMKLAGASYMEIHQAGGGIHFTVEHTRKATEEELFNTFKHRLERMRRAGSTLVECKSGYGLNLETELKMLKVIERAKQSMDIGISSTYCGAHSVPKGKTATEATDDIINNHLPKLKELKLSGEIHVNNIDVFCEKGVFDLESTRRILQAGKDIGLQINFHGDELHPMKSAELGAALGARAISHLEEVSDEGISAMARAECAAVLLPTTAYMLRLKQPPARKMLEEGVIVALGSDFNPNAYCFSMPMVMHLACVNLKMSMNEALAAATINAAYALGKSDTHGSIETGKQGDFIIINAPRWEHLIYQFGGHEALIDYVIVKGKVVYQNERCGTMSSY; this is encoded by the exons ATGCTGAAAAGTCAGAGGTGCTGCGTGTCCCCCAGGGAGCTCCTCTCATGTAG AGATGGATGTATCAAAGCTGTGGGCCAGGCAGATGTTATTCGCAGTCAGTTTTCAGGAGCTACGTTTGAAAGTGTAATTGACTGCTCTGGGAAGTGTGTGTTACCAG gcCTGGTAGATGCACATACACACCCAGTGTGGGCTGGTGATAGAGTTCATGAGTTTGCAATGAAG ctggCAGGTGCATCCTATATGGAGATCCaccaggctggaggaggaatACATTTTACTGTGGAACACACTCGAAAGGCCACAGAAGAAGAGCTGTTCAATACTTTCAAACACCGACTTGAACGCATGCGCAGAGCAGGATCTACATTGGTTGAGTGCAAGAGTGGATATGGCTTAAACTTAGAAACAGAGCTTAAAATGCTGAAGGTGATCGAACGTGCTAAGCAATCCATGGATATTGGCATTTCTTCAACATACTGTGGAGCTCATTCTGTGCCGAA agGGAAAACTGCTACAGAAGCCACAGATGACATTATCAATAACCATCTCCCTAAACTGAAAGAACTCAAACTAAGTGGTGAAATACATGTTAACAATATAGATGTGTTCTGTGAGAAGGGAGTTTTTGATCTGGAGTCTACTAGGAGAATTCTTCAAGCTGGAAAAGATATAGGGTTACAGATTAACTTCCATGGTGATGAACTCCATCCAATGAAATCTGCTGAG CTTGGAGCTGCACTAGGAGCCCGAGCCATCAGCCACCTGGAAGAAGTTAGTGATGAAGGTATCTCAGCAATGGCAAGAGCTGAGTGTGCTGCTGTCCTTTTACCGACAACTGCCTACATGCTAAG ACTGAAGCAACCTCCAGCTAGAAAAATGTTAGAAGAAGGAGTTATAGTTGCTCTTGGCAGTGACTTTAATCCTAATGCATACTGTTTTTCAATG CCTATGGTGATGCATCTGGCCTGTGTAAACTTGAAGATGTCAATGAATGAAGCACTAGCAGCTGCCACCATTAATGCAGCTTATGCTCTGGGAAAATCAGACACACATGGCTCCATAGAGACTGGCAAGCAGGGGGATTTCATTATCATAAATGCACCAAG GTGGGAGCACTTGATTTACCAGTTTGGGGGACATGAAGCATTGATCGACTACGTTATAGTTAAAGGAAAAGTCGTCTATCAAAATGAGAGGTGTGGGACAATGAGCAGTTACTGA